From the genome of Bordetella sp. H567, one region includes:
- the risA gene encoding response regulator transcription factor RisA, whose protein sequence is MNTQNTTPTRKVLVVDDDPRLRDLLRRYLSEQGFNVFVAEDAKEMGKLWQREHFDLLVLDLMLPGEDGLSICRRLRGGHDNTPIIMLTAKAEEIDRIVGLEMGADDYLSKPFNPRELLARINAILRRRGTEEHPGAPSQENESIAFGPYVLNLSTRTLTRNNEQVPITTGEFSVLKVFARHPKIPLSRDKLMELARGREYEAFDRSLDVQISRLRKLIEPNPSKPVFIQTVWGLGYVFVPDGGS, encoded by the coding sequence ATGAATACGCAAAACACCACTCCGACGCGCAAAGTCCTGGTTGTCGACGACGATCCCCGCCTGCGGGACCTGCTCAGGCGGTATCTGTCGGAACAGGGCTTCAACGTCTTCGTTGCCGAAGACGCCAAGGAAATGGGCAAGCTGTGGCAGCGCGAGCACTTCGACCTGCTGGTGCTGGACCTGATGCTGCCGGGCGAAGACGGCCTGTCCATCTGCCGCCGCCTTCGAGGTGGGCACGACAATACCCCTATTATCATGCTGACCGCCAAGGCCGAGGAAATCGACCGCATCGTCGGCCTGGAAATGGGCGCGGACGACTACCTGTCCAAGCCGTTCAACCCTCGCGAACTGCTGGCCCGCATCAACGCCATCCTGCGCCGCCGCGGCACGGAAGAGCACCCCGGCGCGCCCAGTCAGGAAAACGAATCCATTGCCTTCGGCCCTTATGTGCTGAACCTCTCAACGCGCACCTTGACGCGCAACAACGAGCAGGTGCCCATCACCACCGGGGAATTCTCGGTGCTGAAGGTGTTTGCCCGCCATCCCAAGATTCCCCTGTCGCGCGACAAGCTGATGGAGCTGGCCCGCGGCCGCGAATACGAAGCGTTCGATCGCAGCCTGGACGTACAGATTTCCCGCCTGCGCAAACTGATCGAACCGAACCCTTCCAAGCCCGTATTCATCCAGACGGTATGGGGGCTGGGTTACGTCTTCGTGCCGGACGGTGGCAGCTGA